The Phormidium yuhuli AB48 DNA window ACTGCTGTTTGAAGCCCAGATGACCGATTTAGTGACGGAAATTTGGGTGGTCTACTGTACCCCAGAACAACAAAGGGCACGATTGCGGCAGCGTGACGGTTATGATGAAGCTCAGGTGCGATCGCGCCTTGAGGCTCAGATGCCCCTGGCAGAAAAATGTCAGCAGGCTACCCTAGTCTTAGATAATAGCGGGCCGTCGGCCCGCTGGCAGCAGCAAATTAAACAGTGGTTGCAACAGGTTGAGCGAGTTGAGTAGTGACGATGACAGTTAAACCTTGGACGGGTTTTATCAGTTCGTTAATGTTGGCCGCCGGGGGTCTGATTCTGGATTTGCCCCCCTCCGTCGCGGCGACGTCTGTTGAGATATCCTCGGAGATTAAACTCAGTCGCCGACGTCGAGCCTCGGAGTTAATCTCGGAAGCGGAGCGCAAGGTGATGCGGGGAGAGGTCATTGAAGCCGTCAGTCTTTATAATGAAGCTGAGGCGTCAAGTGTCTATTTTGAAGTGGGGGCTCAGTCTTGGAATCTCCTTTGTTGGTACGGCAGTTTATGGAACCAAGCTGAGGCGGTTCTCAAAGCCTGTAATCGGGCTGTAGAGATGGAACCGGATAATGTGGAGATTCGTGATAGTCGCGGCTTAGCGCGGGCATTACTGGGGGATTATGAGGGGGCGATCGATGATTTCCGGGCCTTCGTCCGTGAGACGGATCATGACGGTCGTCGCTTCCAACGGCAAAACTGGATTGAGATGTTACAAGCGGATGAGAACCCCTTTACTCCCTCGGTGTTGCGGATGTTGTTTGTGGATTAGTTGCCCCCTGAGACCCCTGAATCGTCACCGGTTCGGAATTGCGTCATGACTACAGATGTTGAGAGTCCTCTTTTGCCCCTATCTCCGTCGAGCGATCGCCCTTTAGTTCGCTTTGAGGATATCTATAAAATCTATGGTTCGGGCAATACGGAAGTTCGCGCTCTCGATGGGGTGAGCTTTTGTATTTATCCTGGGGAATACTGTGCCATTATGGGGCCGTCGGGGTCGGGGAAATCGACGGCGATGAATGTGATTGGCTGTTTAGATCGCCCCAGTCGCGGTCAGTATTATCTCGATGGGGTCAATGTGGCGGGATTTGATGAACGCCATCTGGCCCAAGTTCGCAATCGCAAGTTAGGATTTGTCTTTCAACAATTTCATCTCTTACCCCAGATTAGCGCCCTGGAGAATGTCATGTTACCCATGATTTATGCCGGGGTGTCTCATGGAGAACGGGTGGAACGAGCGACTGAGGCTCTGCTGCGGGTGGGGTTAGGCGATCGCCTCCATAATAAACCCACTCAACTCTCCGGTGGACAACAGCAACGGGTGGCGATCGCCCGGGCCATTGTCAATCGTCCGGTTTTGTTATTGGCCGATGAACCGACGGGAGCCTTAGATACCCAGACAACCGATGAAGTCATGGGGATTTTTGCTCAACTGAATGAGTCAGGAATTACCATTGTTATGGTCACCCATGAACCGGAAGTAGCTGAACGAACCCAACGCATTATTTGGTTCCGCGATGGCAAGGTGCAATAGCGAGTTTACGGATTAACAGTAGGGGTCACTGTACGATGAGGAGAACCTTGCTTCTTTGTTTTCCGACTATCATGGACAACCCCGAGATTTTTCAACATCTTTCGGACTGTTATCGGCACCAGGGCCATCCTCAACAGGCGATCGCTTACTATCATCGCAGTTTACAGTATCACTCTAATCACGAGACGGATTCCGCCAGCCGACATCAGCAGTGGGGGGAGTGGTTTATGAGCCTCCAAGAATGGCATCAGGCGATTGAGGCTTATGAGCGTTCTTTGAGCCTTGAACCTGATAATTTTAACACCTTATATCAGCAAGCATCCTGTTTTTTTCAGGTGGGCGATTCCGCAGCGATGGTTGAACGTTACCTCAGAAGTATTTCCTTACATCCTGATTTTCCTTGGTATTATTATCCTCTATTTTGGCAGTCCTTAAAGCAAGAAAATAGAGTCCAGGAAGCGATTCATAAATTCAAAGTAACCCTGAGCCAATTTCCAAACTCTTTAAATGTTTATATCAACTTAGGGGATGCTCTCTCATTACAGAATCAAACCCAAGCTGCCATTAACTCGTATCAAAACGGGGTTAGGCTGATGTATTCTCAAACGGATACCAGTACCCTATCCCCCATCGCCACGATGGGACAATCCCCTGAGTCTGCCTCTAAACGAACCATCAATTTTATAATCCTCGGAGTTCAAAAAGCAGGAACCAGCTCTTTATACGCCTATTTAACTCAACATCCTAAAATTCTACCCCCATTGCGGAAGGAGCTTGAGTTTTGGTCTTGGAAATTTTACCAGGGACTTGATTGGTATTTTGCCCAATTTCCTCAACTTGAGTCAGGTGGTGATTACCAAACTGGCGAAGCCTGCCCAAATTATTTTGACTTTCCAGAGACTCCCGAACGTTTAGCCCGTTATTGTCCCACAACCAAATTTATCATTTTACTAC harbors:
- a CDS encoding tetratricopeptide repeat protein produces the protein MTVKPWTGFISSLMLAAGGLILDLPPSVAATSVEISSEIKLSRRRRASELISEAERKVMRGEVIEAVSLYNEAEASSVYFEVGAQSWNLLCWYGSLWNQAEAVLKACNRAVEMEPDNVEIRDSRGLARALLGDYEGAIDDFRAFVRETDHDGRRFQRQNWIEMLQADENPFTPSVLRMLFVD
- a CDS encoding ABC transporter ATP-binding protein yields the protein MTTDVESPLLPLSPSSDRPLVRFEDIYKIYGSGNTEVRALDGVSFCIYPGEYCAIMGPSGSGKSTAMNVIGCLDRPSRGQYYLDGVNVAGFDERHLAQVRNRKLGFVFQQFHLLPQISALENVMLPMIYAGVSHGERVERATEALLRVGLGDRLHNKPTQLSGGQQQRVAIARAIVNRPVLLLADEPTGALDTQTTDEVMGIFAQLNESGITIVMVTHEPEVAERTQRIIWFRDGKVQ
- a CDS encoding tetratricopeptide repeat-containing sulfotransferase family protein, coding for MDNPEIFQHLSDCYRHQGHPQQAIAYYHRSLQYHSNHETDSASRHQQWGEWFMSLQEWHQAIEAYERSLSLEPDNFNTLYQQASCFFQVGDSAAMVERYLRSISLHPDFPWYYYPLFWQSLKQENRVQEAIHKFKVTLSQFPNSLNVYINLGDALSLQNQTQAAINSYQNGVRLMYSQTDTSTLSPIATMGQSPESASKRTINFIILGVQKAGTSSLYAYLTQHPKILPPLRKELEFWSWKFYQGLDWYFAQFPQLESGGDYQTGEACPNYFDFPETPERLARYCPTTKFIILLRNPVDRAISHYHHWRKIHQESLPLEDALTINLKNLSPNSPYAGVPKNYLERGLYADHLKRWFSHIPRERFLILKSERFYEDPEATLGQVQDFLGLPRQSLAHYPKYNTGAYPPSDDKIRDMLTEFYKPYNQDLNEVLGEVFF